The Antennarius striatus isolate MH-2024 chromosome 11, ASM4005453v1, whole genome shotgun sequence genome window below encodes:
- the etaa1b gene encoding ewing's tumor-associated antigen 1 isoform X1 has product MSLLWRTLSEPAANKPEFTDLWRNVSKLCDSRTQDRKTEKQLSFSSRSPVGKDLQSPKSRGWSRYPGGNNADSPGDVEPSQDIFWDPTSPTGHKNTRVVEISDIVNRIAPKDVKRRGSESPLLQWIGDSAVPSTPDDLRPKARKKSSRKSSVDDLVMLARQFDRNMQQDNETSEEPHTDSNSLSECGNTAETPFPGNLRDSKCASSSDQAEAELNALFDSSTQSVSGRLSVASSASAPSQEVRNRPVTSNVVHSQQSTLESAAGPFDPAAHPDRDDEFSSSNANHVDDFDDDWENDDLLNDSFVLALTQNPDQKRDTAPKTSSQVNAKTNATRVTSDCTSLTAPQSSDSHSKPSCSTQQELCSKRKTTTRSTFKLEPIPHIQPKAAAKKPSDSSFTVIQPKLESHEQKSATSKTSPAPQPDKIGDGPKETTCVAADAVKHISDSLWDDGNDDALLYQVCDSVERISNTQPLLGCHDNCQEKQETAGDTQRGASPRPMDAGARARRQSPCAFVLSNSLPGAGCETVNYQGWNIPMNGANNNSRLSQSFPGSHMSLGTFNQHRDSSGNAIAEVKPLTVAARGTQKSCHRTFKRNVCESAVINNKVFLFFSSFRHKPDDRTMLRSRDREEETGSLGQKATAMQNVPKSPLENVSLYTIVQLPPHEHRTILTSMITSLHRKKKDGCLLLDELLDVSAAYLKHLKEDIYFIQSDA; this is encoded by the exons ATGTCGCTGTTGTGGAGAACCTTATCGGAACCCGCTGCTAACAAACCAGAGTTCACAGACCTGTGGAGGAACGTGTCCAAACTCTGTGACAGCAGAACACAAGACAGGAAGACGGAGAAGCAGCTGTCCTTCTCATCCAGGTCACCCGTGGGCAAAG ATTTGCAGAGTCCAAAGAGCAGAGGCTGGAGCAGATACCCTGGAGGCAATAATGCAGATTCTCCTGGAGATGTGGAACCATCACAAGACATTTTCTGGGATCCCACATCTCCCACTG GGCACAAGAACACCAGGGTTGTGGAAATATCAGATATTGTCAACAGAATTGCTCCAAAG GATGTGAAACGAAGGGGCAGTGagtctcctctgctgcagtggaTAGGAGACAGTGCTGTTCCTTCCACACCGGATGACCTGAGACCGAAAGCCCGGAAGAAGTCCTCTCG GAAGAGCAGTGTTGACGACCTGGTGATGCTGGCTCGGCAGTTTGACAGGAATATGCAGCAAGACAATGAGACTTCAGAAGAGCCTCACACTGACAGCAACAGCCTTAGTGAATGTGGGAACACTGCAGAGACACCATTCCCTGGTAATTTGAGGGACTCGAAGTGTGCGTCTTCATCGGATCAAGCGGAGGCAGAGCTGAACGCGCTCTTTGACAGCTCGACTCAAAGTGTCAGCGGCCGCCTCAGCGTGGCCTCGTCGGCGTCCGCCCCTTCGCAAGAAGTACGGAACCGACCCGTGACATCTAATGTAGTTCATTCCCAACAATCAACGCTAGAGTCTGCAGCTGGACCATTTGATCCAGCTGCACATCCTGATCGAGATGATGAATTTTCTTCTTCCAACGCAAACCATGTTGATGACTTCGACGACGACTGGGAGAACGATGACTTACTTAATGACTCTTTTGTTCTGGCGTTGACCCAGAATCCTGACCAGAAACGTGACACCGCCCCTAAAACTTCCTCACAGGTTAACGCTAAGACAAACGCTACTCGGGTCACCTCTGATTGCACATCTCTTACTGCGCCCCAATCTTCAGACTCGCACTCCAAGCCAAGCTGTAGCACACAACAGGAACTTTGTTCCAAACGAAAGACCACCACCAGAAGCACTTTCAAGCTCGAGCCCATACCTCACATCCAGCCCAAAGCGGCTGCCAAGAAGCCTTCTGACTCCAGCTTCACTGTTATCCAACCCAAACTTGAGAGTCATGAACAGAAATCTGCTACTTCAAAGACATCGCCGGCTCCTCAACCTGACAAGATCGGCGATGGTCCAAAAGAGACGACTTGTGTAGCTGCGGACGCCGTTAAACACATTTCTGACAGCTTATGGGACGATGGGAACGACGATGCACTGCTCTACcaggtgtgtgacagtgtgGAAAGGATCTCCAACACTCAGCCACTGCTTGGTTGCCACGACAACTGCCAAGAGAAACAAGAAACTGCTGGAGACACACAGCGAGGAGCCTCCCCACGACCAATGGATGCCGGTGCCCGGGCTAGGAGACAGTCGCCATGTGCTTTTGTTCTTTCAAACTCATTACCAGGGGCAGGCTGTGAAACTGTGAACTACCAAGGATGGAACATTCCAATGAACGGTGCCAACAACAATTCAAGATTGTCTCAGAGCTTCCCAGGAAGCCACAtgagtctgggaacatttaacCAGCACAGGGACTCCTCTGGAAATGCTATCGCGGAGGTGAAGCCGCTTACGGTGGCCGCCAGGGGAACGCAGAAGTCCTGTCACAGAACCTTCaagagaaatgtgtgtgaatcagcGGTTATAAACAACAAAG TTTTCTTATTCTTCTCTAGTTTTCGTCACAAGCCAGACGACAGGACAATGCTCCGCAGCCGAGATCGagaggaagaaacaggaagCCTTGGCCAGAAGGCGACAGCGATGCAGAATGTCCCAAAATCGCCTTTAGAAAACGTTTCACTCTATACGATTGTTCAGTTACCTCCTCATGAGCACCGAACAATTTTGACCTCGATGATCACCtctttgcacagaaaaaaaaaagatggatgcCTGTTGTTGGATGAGCTACTGGATGTTTCTGCTgcttatttaaaacatttgaaagaagatatttattttatacagtCTGATGCATGA
- the etaa1b gene encoding ewing's tumor-associated antigen 1 isoform X2, which produces MSLLWRTLSEPAANKPEFTDLWRNVSKLCDSRTQDRKTEKQLSFSSRSPVGKDLQSPKSRGWSRYPGGNNADSPGDVEPSQDIFWDPTSPTGHKNTRVVEISDIVNRIAPKDVKRRGSESPLLQWIGDSAVPSTPDDLRPKARKKSSRKSSVDDLVMLARQFDRNMQQDNETSEEPHTDSNSLSECGNTAETPFPGNLRDSKCASSSDQAEAELNALFDSSTQSVSGRLSVASSASAPSQEVRNRPVTSNVVHSQQSTLESAAGPFDPAAHPDRDDEFSSSNANHVDDFDDDWENDDLLNDSFVLALTQNPDQKRDTAPKTSSQVNAKTNATRVTSDCTSLTAPQSSDSHSKPSCSTQQELCSKRKTTTRSTFKLEPIPHIQPKAAAKKPSDSSFTVIQPKLESHEQKSATSKTSPAPQPDKIGDGPKETTCVAADAVKHISDSLWDDGNDDALLYQVCDSVERISNTQPLLGCHDNCQEKQETAGDTQRGASPRPMDAGARARRQSPCAFVLSNSLPGAGCETVNYQGWNIPMNGANNNSRLSQSFPGSHMSLGTFNQHRDSSGNAIAEVKPLTVAARGTQKSCHRTFKRNVCESAVINNKVFVTSQTTGQCSAAEIERKKQEALARRRQRCRMSQNRL; this is translated from the exons ATGTCGCTGTTGTGGAGAACCTTATCGGAACCCGCTGCTAACAAACCAGAGTTCACAGACCTGTGGAGGAACGTGTCCAAACTCTGTGACAGCAGAACACAAGACAGGAAGACGGAGAAGCAGCTGTCCTTCTCATCCAGGTCACCCGTGGGCAAAG ATTTGCAGAGTCCAAAGAGCAGAGGCTGGAGCAGATACCCTGGAGGCAATAATGCAGATTCTCCTGGAGATGTGGAACCATCACAAGACATTTTCTGGGATCCCACATCTCCCACTG GGCACAAGAACACCAGGGTTGTGGAAATATCAGATATTGTCAACAGAATTGCTCCAAAG GATGTGAAACGAAGGGGCAGTGagtctcctctgctgcagtggaTAGGAGACAGTGCTGTTCCTTCCACACCGGATGACCTGAGACCGAAAGCCCGGAAGAAGTCCTCTCG GAAGAGCAGTGTTGACGACCTGGTGATGCTGGCTCGGCAGTTTGACAGGAATATGCAGCAAGACAATGAGACTTCAGAAGAGCCTCACACTGACAGCAACAGCCTTAGTGAATGTGGGAACACTGCAGAGACACCATTCCCTGGTAATTTGAGGGACTCGAAGTGTGCGTCTTCATCGGATCAAGCGGAGGCAGAGCTGAACGCGCTCTTTGACAGCTCGACTCAAAGTGTCAGCGGCCGCCTCAGCGTGGCCTCGTCGGCGTCCGCCCCTTCGCAAGAAGTACGGAACCGACCCGTGACATCTAATGTAGTTCATTCCCAACAATCAACGCTAGAGTCTGCAGCTGGACCATTTGATCCAGCTGCACATCCTGATCGAGATGATGAATTTTCTTCTTCCAACGCAAACCATGTTGATGACTTCGACGACGACTGGGAGAACGATGACTTACTTAATGACTCTTTTGTTCTGGCGTTGACCCAGAATCCTGACCAGAAACGTGACACCGCCCCTAAAACTTCCTCACAGGTTAACGCTAAGACAAACGCTACTCGGGTCACCTCTGATTGCACATCTCTTACTGCGCCCCAATCTTCAGACTCGCACTCCAAGCCAAGCTGTAGCACACAACAGGAACTTTGTTCCAAACGAAAGACCACCACCAGAAGCACTTTCAAGCTCGAGCCCATACCTCACATCCAGCCCAAAGCGGCTGCCAAGAAGCCTTCTGACTCCAGCTTCACTGTTATCCAACCCAAACTTGAGAGTCATGAACAGAAATCTGCTACTTCAAAGACATCGCCGGCTCCTCAACCTGACAAGATCGGCGATGGTCCAAAAGAGACGACTTGTGTAGCTGCGGACGCCGTTAAACACATTTCTGACAGCTTATGGGACGATGGGAACGACGATGCACTGCTCTACcaggtgtgtgacagtgtgGAAAGGATCTCCAACACTCAGCCACTGCTTGGTTGCCACGACAACTGCCAAGAGAAACAAGAAACTGCTGGAGACACACAGCGAGGAGCCTCCCCACGACCAATGGATGCCGGTGCCCGGGCTAGGAGACAGTCGCCATGTGCTTTTGTTCTTTCAAACTCATTACCAGGGGCAGGCTGTGAAACTGTGAACTACCAAGGATGGAACATTCCAATGAACGGTGCCAACAACAATTCAAGATTGTCTCAGAGCTTCCCAGGAAGCCACAtgagtctgggaacatttaacCAGCACAGGGACTCCTCTGGAAATGCTATCGCGGAGGTGAAGCCGCTTACGGTGGCCGCCAGGGGAACGCAGAAGTCCTGTCACAGAACCTTCaagagaaatgtgtgtgaatcagcGGTTATAAACAACAAAG TTTTCGTCACAAGCCAGACGACAGGACAATGCTCCGCAGCCGAGATCGagaggaagaaacaggaagCCTTGGCCAGAAGGCGACAGCGATGCAGAATGTCCCAAAATCGCCTTTAG